CCTTATCTAAGCGTTCTTGCAACAGAACGGAATCAGCAGGATTTTCGAGCAATTGAAGGAGTTGCAGCTCAAATTTCTTGCAAACCGAATTTAATTCTACCCATTCATTTAACCAGTGTTCGGCCCATTGTGTTGAGGCGGAATTCAGATGTAAGCTTTGGTTGTGTACTTCTTTACTTAATTCCTGAGCCTGGTAAACAAATTCCTGAAAATTGAATAATTCTAAAAGGATTTTGCGATGGAACTTGGCCTTCCCTTCTTCCAACACCACATCAATCAGGTTGGCAGGAAGTTTTCGTTCGGAGAATTGAACTACTTTTTCATGGTTTTCCAAACTGTTTGGATTTATTTTTGATTTAAGGTAAATGCCCTCCAGGGTTCTGCAACGGCTTAAAGCAACATACACTTGTCCGTTCGAAAATGCTTTTTCAGCATCGATTTCTACCTCGTCAAAACTTAGTCCCTGACTTTTATGAATGGTGATGGCCCATGCTAAACGCAATGGATATTGTGAAAAGCTTCCAACTTCATCCTCTTCAATGGTATTGCTTTTCTTGTCAAGCTTATATTGGATGTTGGTCCAGCGGTCGGGTTTTACTTCAATGGCTTGGTTTTCTCCATCACAAAGTACCATGATGTGTTTTTCGGAAAGTTCGGTAACAAGGCCTAATTTACCATTGAAATAGCGTTTGTCGGTATCGTTTTTAACAAACATAACCCTTGCACCTACTTTTAATTCGATGCTGGGGTCGGTTGGGTAAGCCTTTTCCGGAAAGGTGCCATTTACATTGGCCTGGTATAGGAAGACAGGACCGCTAAGTTTGGCTAGTTCTTCCTGATTTACCGCATCAGCCATGTAATTGTGGGTAACCAGGGAAATTGTTTTGTCGCTTTTTACCCAATCGGGTTGATATCGGGTGTTAAGCAAGGCAATTGTTTCCGGGTCCAATAGATTGTTGCGCACTTTGTTAAGTAAATCAACAAAATATTGGTCGTTTTGCCTGTAAATTTTGTCTAACTCAATATAAATCGGATGAACCTCTGAAATCACTTTGGCATCAAAAAAGAAAGGACTGGCATAGGTTGAAGAAAGTATTTGCCATTCCTGATCGTTTACCACCGGAGGTAATTGATACATGTCGCCAATAAACATAACCTGAACTCCTCCGAAAGGGGCTTGGGTGTTACGCCTTACTACCCTTAGCATCACATCAATGGCGTCTAAAACATCACACCGAACCATGCTTATTTCATCAATGATGAGCAAGTCCAATTGCCGCATCACCGACCTTCGCAAGTTGTTTAATTTGGCGCTACCCAGCAGTTTATTGGATTGTACAGAAGGTTTAGTCTTATCTATTGGTGGTATGAACGGCGAAAATGGTAGTTGAAAAAAGGAATGAATCGTGCTTCCTCCTGCCTGTATTGCCGCTACTCCCGTAGGAGCTAAAACGGATATTTGTTTGAAGCAATTCTCCTTGATATATCTTAATAAGGTGGTCTTACCGGTGCCCGCTTTGCCCGTAAGAAAAATGCATTGGTTGGTTTCGTTGGCAAATGCATAGGCCCGACGAAATTGATCATTTAATTCCATAAAATAATTTTTGCAAATATAGTGATTTCTGATATTGTATGAAGAAAAAATATTTTTACTTGACCGATTCCAAAGTTACCACTTTTAACCTGACCTTTTGTCTTTTTACACTTAGGTCTTCTGTCCTTTTGTCCTACTCGTTCAATACTTTCAGTCATTTTGTCTTAGCTTTGTTCTTAGGAAAGATGTTTGACTTCCGAAAAATCGTTCGGCGTCAACCCCAAAGCGCCGGACCCAAACCTTACAACCATGAATTTAAACAATTTTACCA
This DNA window, taken from Bacteroidia bacterium, encodes the following:
- a CDS encoding AAA family ATPase, whose protein sequence is MELNDQFRRAYAFANETNQCIFLTGKAGTGKTTLLRYIKENCFKQISVLAPTGVAAIQAGGSTIHSFFQLPFSPFIPPIDKTKPSVQSNKLLGSAKLNNLRRSVMRQLDLLIIDEISMVRCDVLDAIDVMLRVVRRNTQAPFGGVQVMFIGDMYQLPPVVNDQEWQILSSTYASPFFFDAKVISEVHPIYIELDKIYRQNDQYFVDLLNKVRNNLLDPETIALLNTRYQPDWVKSDKTISLVTHNYMADAVNQEELAKLSGPVFLYQANVNGTFPEKAYPTDPSIELKVGARVMFVKNDTDKRYFNGKLGLVTELSEKHIMVLCDGENQAIEVKPDRWTNIQYKLDKKSNTIEEDEVGSFSQYPLRLAWAITIHKSQGLSFDEVEIDAEKAFSNGQVYVALSRCRTLEGIYLKSKINPNSLENHEKVVQFSERKLPANLIDVVLEEGKAKFHRKILLELFNFQEFVYQAQELSKEVHNQSLHLNSASTQWAEHWLNEWVELNSVCKKFELQLLQLLENPADSVLLQERLDKATSFFTAQLNSKLTSLQNCPLETESIETAKDLNPLIEELWRGIHSKLSFLKTIGKEFNLESYMKLKGNLNLPVCPINCYATRRKEDLRDIPHVNLYYALRELRDRICEEENMPIYLVANKKSLSQMCTILPESKEELLKISGFGKAKVEGIGPQFIEIIRNYVQEKGIEKSLTPPSLPKKRERKPKESNKKQTDKATSSGLSFKLFLELGSMEAVAQARNLATSTIKGHLIPYVSSGELDISLLLNPQLLEKLEQVFIEWDPEWKLGQLKEKAGETANFDELTLYRAYRNKLLQPVVES